The following proteins are co-located in the Sphingomonas donggukensis genome:
- a CDS encoding ribonuclease R family protein, whose amino-acid sequence MPKRPPGLPTRQQILDFIETSDTPAGKREIARGFGLHGADKIALKALLKDMADEGLIDGAPGRAFHKMGGLPKVTVLRVVDVDDGGNVWAVPDRWEAEGVAIPRLRVREKKGAALGVGARILARTEEAGNGWIAHPMKVLPRGEDNFMGVLRDEGGTLFLAGLDKKDRRDWLVSDAGGAVAGDLVIAERAGRPPRVTARVVERLGEAFAPRSFSMIAIHKHGIPHVFSGELLDEAKRVAAQPLGSTKPFVSSEVEKPEPGTRFSTSLETNGKSEAREDLRHLPIVAIDPVDARDHDDAVWAQEREDGGWDAVVAIADVSFYVRPGSLLDREARKRGNSVYFPDRVVPMLPEILSADVCSLKEGVDRAALACHLKIAKSGKLESWRFSRAVVRLAANIPYEDAQAAIDYHASPQRTLGSSAATADTAAPDPSFRWDDALVETALVPLWACWRALNAARAARAPLDLDLPERRIVLDEKGRILSVAPRERLDAHKLIEDYMIAANVAAAKALEAKKMPVMYRVHEPPAREKLVALKEYLKTFDIEFALGQVIRPATFNQLLDRIGDSDFRPQAMEQVLRTQTQAYYGPQNAGHFGLALGSYAHFTSPIRRYADLMVHRALVEGYKLGPGGITHEEVAGFDRIGEGISQLERRAMEAERETVDRYVAAYLSEHVGSIMDARITGVQSFGFFATVEGIGGDGLVPARDLGAEYFRWEEKGQRLVGEHSGIEFALGQRLQLRLAEANPVSGALRFELPDGKGSAGGGDDRGHRGKGRPPRVLKHRGRPANIRHQGRKR is encoded by the coding sequence ATGCCCAAGCGTCCTCCCGGTCTCCCGACCCGCCAGCAGATCCTCGACTTCATCGAAACCTCGGACACACCGGCGGGCAAGCGCGAGATCGCGCGCGGCTTCGGGCTGCACGGCGCCGACAAGATCGCCTTGAAAGCGCTTCTGAAGGACATGGCCGACGAGGGGCTGATCGACGGCGCGCCGGGTCGCGCCTTCCACAAGATGGGCGGGCTGCCCAAGGTCACCGTGCTGCGCGTCGTCGACGTCGACGACGGCGGCAACGTCTGGGCGGTGCCCGATCGCTGGGAAGCCGAGGGCGTCGCGATTCCGCGGCTACGGGTGCGCGAGAAGAAGGGCGCAGCACTCGGCGTCGGCGCGCGCATCCTTGCCCGCACCGAGGAAGCCGGCAACGGCTGGATCGCCCACCCGATGAAAGTTCTCCCGCGCGGCGAGGACAATTTCATGGGCGTGCTTCGCGACGAGGGCGGCACGTTGTTCCTCGCCGGCCTCGACAAGAAGGACCGCCGCGACTGGCTGGTGTCGGACGCGGGCGGCGCGGTAGCGGGCGACCTGGTCATCGCCGAACGCGCCGGCCGCCCGCCGCGCGTCACCGCCCGTGTCGTCGAGCGGCTGGGCGAGGCGTTCGCGCCGCGCAGCTTCTCGATGATCGCGATTCACAAGCACGGCATTCCCCACGTCTTTTCGGGCGAACTGCTCGACGAGGCCAAGCGCGTGGCCGCGCAGCCGCTCGGCTCCACCAAACCGTTCGTTTCGAGCGAAGTCGAGAAACCTGAGCCCGGAACACGTTTCTCGACTTCGCTCGAAACGAACGGGAAATCCGAGGCGCGCGAAGACCTGCGCCATCTGCCCATCGTCGCGATCGACCCGGTCGATGCGCGCGACCATGACGATGCGGTGTGGGCGCAAGAACGCGAGGACGGCGGGTGGGACGCGGTGGTCGCGATCGCGGACGTCAGCTTCTACGTCCGCCCCGGCTCGCTCCTCGACCGCGAGGCGCGCAAGCGCGGCAATTCGGTCTATTTCCCCGACCGCGTCGTGCCGATGCTGCCGGAAATCCTGTCTGCCGACGTGTGCTCGCTGAAGGAAGGCGTCGACCGCGCCGCGCTCGCCTGCCACCTGAAGATTGCCAAATCGGGCAAGCTGGAAAGCTGGCGATTCAGCCGCGCGGTCGTCCGGCTCGCGGCCAACATTCCTTATGAGGATGCGCAGGCGGCGATCGACTACCATGCGTCACCCCAGCGAACGCTGGGGTCTTCGGCCGCAACCGCAGACACTGCTGCACCAGATCCCAGCTTTCGCTGGGATGACGCCTTGGTGGAGACGGCGCTCGTTCCCCTCTGGGCCTGCTGGCGCGCGCTGAACGCAGCGCGCGCCGCCCGCGCGCCGCTCGACCTCGACCTGCCCGAGCGTCGCATCGTGCTCGACGAAAAGGGCCGCATCCTCTCGGTCGCCCCGCGCGAACGATTGGACGCACACAAGCTGATCGAGGATTACATGATCGCCGCCAACGTCGCCGCGGCGAAGGCGCTGGAGGCGAAAAAGATGCCGGTCATGTACCGCGTCCACGAGCCCCCGGCGCGCGAGAAGCTGGTCGCGCTGAAGGAGTATCTCAAGACCTTCGACATCGAGTTTGCCTTGGGCCAGGTCATCCGCCCTGCCACCTTCAACCAGCTGCTCGACCGCATCGGCGACAGCGATTTCCGCCCCCAGGCGATGGAGCAGGTGCTCCGCACCCAGACCCAGGCCTATTACGGCCCGCAGAACGCCGGCCATTTCGGCCTCGCGCTCGGCAGTTACGCGCACTTCACCTCGCCGATCCGCCGCTACGCCGACCTGATGGTCCACCGCGCGCTGGTCGAGGGCTATAAGCTCGGCCCCGGCGGGATCACCCATGAGGAAGTCGCCGGCTTCGACCGCATCGGCGAAGGCATCAGCCAGCTCGAGCGCCGCGCGATGGAGGCGGAGCGGGAGACCGTCGATCGCTACGTCGCCGCCTACCTCAGCGAACATGTCGGCAGCATCATGGACGCACGCATCACCGGCGTGCAGTCGTTCGGCTTCTTCGCCACGGTCGAGGGGATCGGCGGCGATGGCCTGGTCCCCGCACGCGACCTGGGGGCCGAATATTTCCGCTGGGAGGAAAAGGGCCAGCGGCTGGTCGGCGAACACAGCGGCATCGAATTCGCGCTCGGCCAGCGGCTGCAACTGCGGCTGGCGGAGGCCAATCCGGTCAGCGGCGCGCTGCGCTTCGAACTGCCCGACGGCAAGGGATCGGCGGGCGGCGGCGACGATCGCGGCCACCGCGGCAAGGGGCGTCCACCGCGCGTCTTGAAGCA
- a CDS encoding LON peptidase substrate-binding domain-containing protein → MTAEETRTTTRLSIFPLPGALLFPGMHLPLHIFEPRYRAMVTDAVARDRRIGMIQPRGAATAPDAPPPLFEIGCVGRIADIEALPDGRFDIVLEGLAKFRVVQELDVTTPFRQIEALLLPTRTDEMLNLGERAALEVESRRFADAQGYAVDWEAVTRLDDEALVNGIAQIAPFDPASKQALLEAETLGERAEMIVQLMAFFGRHDDDTGTLQ, encoded by the coding sequence ATGACCGCGGAGGAAACCCGCACGACGACGCGCCTGTCGATCTTTCCGCTGCCGGGCGCCTTGCTGTTCCCCGGCATGCACCTGCCGCTCCACATCTTCGAGCCGCGATACCGAGCGATGGTGACCGACGCGGTGGCGCGCGACCGGCGCATCGGCATGATCCAGCCGCGCGGGGCCGCGACCGCCCCCGACGCGCCGCCGCCGCTGTTCGAGATCGGCTGCGTCGGGCGCATCGCCGATATCGAGGCGCTGCCCGACGGCCGCTTCGACATCGTGCTGGAGGGGCTGGCGAAATTCCGCGTCGTGCAGGAACTCGACGTGACCACCCCGTTTCGGCAGATCGAGGCACTGTTGCTGCCGACCCGCACCGACGAGATGCTGAACCTTGGCGAACGCGCCGCTCTGGAAGTCGAATCGCGCCGCTTCGCCGATGCGCAGGGCTATGCCGTCGACTGGGAAGCCGTGACGCGGCTGGACGACGAGGCACTGGTCAACGGCATCGCCCAGATCGCCCCCTTCGACCCCGCCTCCAAACAGGCGCTGCTGGAGGCCGAAACTCTGGGTGAGCGCGCCGAGATGATCGTCCAGCTGATGGCGTTCTTCGGGCGGCACGACGACGATACGGGCACGTTGCAGTAA
- a CDS encoding tetratricopeptide repeat protein — protein MATLGLSPDDKDAVETFRRDVVDPSMTHLVIIDFWAEWCGPCKALGPVLEKVAEDYASKGVKLVKIDVDANKFIAAQFQVRSIPTVYAMFQGQLAADLTSARTESQLKAMLDQLLKQLPIQSDDAAQEAELEPLIAMAEQVLGEGDATRALSIYDQLAEMAPDHAVIAAGRARALVALDRLDEAEAALAAMPEDAAKAPEVARARSALDLARSATPVADLSGLAAKVAGDPDDHASAMELAGGQMAAGDRDAAAETLLRSIDTDKDWNEGAARQQLLKLFEAVGLEDPWVSAQRRKLSAILFG, from the coding sequence TTGGCCACGCTAGGTCTTTCGCCCGACGACAAGGACGCCGTCGAAACCTTCCGCCGCGATGTCGTCGATCCGTCGATGACCCACCTCGTCATCATCGATTTCTGGGCGGAGTGGTGCGGGCCGTGCAAGGCGCTCGGCCCCGTGCTCGAAAAGGTCGCCGAGGATTATGCGTCGAAGGGCGTGAAGCTCGTCAAGATCGACGTCGACGCCAACAAGTTCATCGCCGCGCAGTTTCAGGTCCGCTCGATCCCGACCGTCTATGCGATGTTCCAAGGCCAGCTCGCCGCCGACCTGACCAGCGCGCGCACCGAATCGCAGCTGAAGGCGATGCTCGACCAGCTGTTGAAGCAGCTGCCGATCCAGAGCGACGACGCCGCGCAGGAAGCCGAGCTGGAGCCGCTGATCGCGATGGCCGAGCAGGTGCTGGGCGAGGGCGACGCGACGCGGGCGCTGTCGATCTACGACCAGTTGGCCGAGATGGCGCCCGACCACGCGGTCATCGCCGCCGGTCGCGCCCGTGCGCTCGTGGCGCTCGACCGCCTCGACGAGGCCGAGGCGGCGCTCGCCGCGATGCCGGAGGACGCCGCCAAGGCGCCCGAGGTCGCCCGCGCTCGCTCGGCACTCGATCTCGCCCGCAGCGCGACCCCGGTCGCCGACCTGTCGGGCCTCGCCGCAAAAGTCGCCGGCGATCCCGACGACCATGCCTCCGCGATGGAGCTGGCCGGCGGCCAGATGGCGGCGGGCGACCGCGATGCCGCGGCGGAAACGCTGCTGCGTTCGATCGACACCGACAAGGACTGGAACGAGGGCGCCGCCCGCCAGCAGCTGTTGAAGCTGTTCGAGGCGGTCGGGCTGGAAGACCCCTGGGTGTCGGCGCAGCGCCGCAAGCTGAGCGCGATCCTGTTCGGATGA
- a CDS encoding Ku protein yields the protein MPARAYWQGQIRLALVSIPVEIYSATKSGASVAFRQIHEPSGKPIHYEKVVDGIGPVDRDEIMKGFEYEKGEYVLLDEDEIAGVKLESKKTLELTQFVDVGEVDAIYYDKPYYVVPADDLAEEAFIVLREAMRRAKKVGLGQLAMRGREYVISLKPCGRGMVLETLRYADEVNAAASYFRDIPDAKPDADLLDLATTLIDKKSGKFDAREFHDRYVDALKDLIDRKRKSKSGKVSLDKDDAPAKGSNVVDLMAALKKSLDKPAAKPAAAKKAPAKKRA from the coding sequence ATGCCCGCCCGCGCTTATTGGCAAGGCCAGATCCGGCTCGCGCTCGTGTCGATTCCGGTCGAGATCTATTCGGCGACCAAGTCGGGCGCGAGCGTCGCCTTCCGGCAGATCCACGAGCCGTCGGGCAAGCCGATCCATTACGAGAAGGTCGTCGACGGCATCGGCCCGGTCGACCGCGACGAGATCATGAAGGGGTTCGAATATGAGAAGGGCGAGTACGTCCTGCTCGACGAGGACGAGATCGCGGGCGTCAAGCTGGAGAGCAAGAAGACGCTGGAGCTGACCCAGTTCGTCGACGTCGGCGAGGTCGATGCGATCTACTACGACAAGCCCTATTACGTGGTGCCCGCCGACGATCTGGCCGAGGAAGCCTTCATCGTGCTGCGCGAGGCGATGCGGCGGGCGAAGAAGGTGGGGCTGGGCCAGCTGGCGATGCGGGGCCGCGAATATGTCATCAGCCTGAAGCCATGCGGGCGCGGCATGGTGCTGGAAACGCTGCGCTATGCCGACGAAGTCAATGCCGCCGCGAGCTATTTCCGCGACATTCCCGATGCCAAGCCCGATGCCGATTTGCTCGATCTGGCGACGACGCTGATCGACAAGAAATCGGGCAAGTTCGATGCGCGTGAGTTCCACGACCGCTATGTCGACGCGCTGAAGGACCTGATCGACCGCAAGCGCAAGTCGAAGTCGGGGAAGGTGTCGCTCGACAAGGACGATGCCCCGGCGAAGGGATCGAACGTGGTCGATCTGATGGCGGCGCTGAAGAAGTCGCTCGACAAGCCGGCGGCGAAACCGGCGGCGGCCAAGAAGGCTCCGGCGAAGAAGCGCGCCTGA
- the glpD gene encoding glycerol-3-phosphate dehydrogenase: MAATDFDLLIIGGGINGCAIAREASLLGLGVLLVERDDLASHTSSASTKLIHGGLRYLEYYDFRLVHEALAERERLMAAAPHLIRPLAFVLPHEHAVRPWWLVRAGLWLYDLLAWGSSLPRSRGLRKGDVAYTAPLKGGERGFVYSDAFVDDSRLTLANAQDAAANGAEIATRTALVAARREGNTWRATLSDGRSVTARGIVNAAGPWVAEATGLLGVTPRAGVRLVKGSHIVVPRLYDGDHAYILQQPDGRIVFAVPWQDGFTEIGTTDVPVAAPEDAVIDDAEVGYLCDAINRHFVTQIGAADVVATWSGVRPLYDDGASEAKAVTRDYVLELDEDGPPLLSVFGGKITTARHLAEEAMARIGPSIGVRAHPVTRARVFPGGAIPDFATFLAQVRERYPFLGRQRSARMAHAYGEQLWTMLADVRSIADMGPELGGGLTAVELGWMRAQEWAVTAADVLDRRSKLRLVADAAMVAAVERAMEGKAPSLPTVRLE, translated from the coding sequence ATGGCGGCGACCGATTTCGACCTGCTCATCATCGGCGGCGGCATCAACGGCTGTGCGATCGCGCGCGAGGCGAGTCTGCTGGGCCTCGGCGTCCTGCTGGTCGAGCGCGACGACCTGGCCAGCCACACCTCGTCGGCGTCGACCAAGCTGATCCACGGCGGCCTACGCTACCTGGAATATTACGACTTCCGCCTGGTGCACGAGGCGCTGGCCGAGCGGGAGCGGCTGATGGCGGCGGCGCCGCACCTGATCCGCCCGCTGGCGTTCGTGCTGCCGCACGAGCATGCGGTCCGGCCGTGGTGGTTGGTGCGCGCGGGGCTGTGGCTGTACGACCTGCTGGCGTGGGGATCGAGCCTGCCGCGGTCGCGGGGGTTGCGGAAAGGCGACGTTGCCTACACCGCGCCGCTGAAGGGCGGGGAGCGCGGGTTCGTCTATTCGGACGCCTTCGTCGACGATTCGCGGCTGACGCTCGCCAATGCGCAGGACGCCGCGGCGAACGGCGCGGAGATCGCGACGCGCACCGCTCTGGTGGCGGCGCGGCGCGAGGGTAACACGTGGCGCGCGACGCTGTCGGACGGACGCAGCGTCACCGCGCGCGGGATCGTCAATGCCGCCGGGCCGTGGGTGGCGGAGGCGACCGGGCTGCTGGGCGTCACGCCGCGGGCGGGCGTGCGGCTGGTCAAGGGCAGCCACATCGTCGTGCCGCGGCTGTACGACGGTGACCACGCCTATATCCTGCAACAGCCCGACGGCCGCATCGTCTTCGCGGTGCCGTGGCAGGACGGCTTCACCGAAATCGGCACCACCGACGTGCCCGTCGCGGCGCCCGAGGATGCGGTGATCGACGACGCCGAGGTCGGATATCTTTGTGACGCGATCAACCGCCATTTCGTGACGCAGATCGGGGCCGCCGATGTGGTCGCGACATGGTCGGGCGTGCGGCCGCTCTATGACGACGGCGCGAGCGAAGCGAAGGCGGTGACGCGCGATTACGTGCTGGAGCTGGACGAGGATGGTCCGCCATTGTTGAGCGTGTTTGGCGGCAAGATCACGACCGCGCGGCATCTGGCCGAGGAGGCGATGGCGCGGATCGGCCCGTCGATCGGGGTCAGGGCACATCCGGTGACGCGGGCGCGGGTGTTTCCGGGCGGCGCGATCCCCGATTTCGCGACGTTCCTGGCGCAGGTGCGCGAGCGCTACCCGTTTCTGGGGCGGCAACGTTCGGCGCGGATGGCGCATGCGTACGGCGAGCAACTGTGGACGATGCTGGCCGACGTGCGGAGCATCGCCGACATGGGGCCGGAACTGGGCGGCGGGCTGACCGCGGTGGAGCTCGGCTGGATGCGCGCGCAGGAATGGGCGGTGACCGCGGCGGATGTGCTCGACCGGCGCAGCAAGCTACGGCTGGTGGCGGATGCGGCGATGGTGGCTGCGGTGGAGAGGGCGATGGAGGGGAAGGCACCTTCCCTCCCCACCGTTCGCCTCGAGTAG